A stretch of Sphingorhabdus sp. YGSMI21 DNA encodes these proteins:
- a CDS encoding aldehyde dehydrogenase family protein produces the protein MDSYEQNYINGQWVDSIGGTPHQVINPATEEPGTKIVLGTKADVDAAVAAAKAAFKTFSKTSREERLALLERIIAEYKKRMPDIAASLAVEMGAPVSLGNAAQAPAGLGGFLGTLEALKNFEFSEKVGANSIVYEPIGVVGMITPWNWPLNQITLKVAPALAGGNTMVLKPSEECPGSAAILAEVMDAAGVPPGVFNLVQGDGPTVGAAISSHPDVDMVSFTGSTRAGILVAKAAADTVKRVHQELGGKSPNLVLPGAKLEEVLPPTIAGVMVNTGQSCIAPTRVLVHKDQNSEAIAVVKNIVESQEVGDPTVEGGHMGPVVNKAQFGKIQDLIQSAIDEGATLETGGTDLPANVNRGYYIKPTLFSGVTPNMRIAKEEVFGPVVTLMSYDNLDEAIEIANDTEYGLSAVISGDPAAAAEVAPQLKAGMVIVNNWGPAPGLPFGGYKQSGNGREGGVYGLRDFMEMKSISGLPS, from the coding sequence ATGGATAGCTACGAGCAGAATTACATCAACGGTCAATGGGTCGATTCTATTGGCGGTACGCCGCACCAGGTCATCAATCCGGCAACCGAAGAGCCGGGCACGAAAATCGTGCTGGGCACCAAGGCCGATGTCGATGCCGCGGTTGCCGCAGCGAAAGCCGCGTTCAAGACTTTCAGCAAGACCTCCCGCGAGGAAAGGCTCGCCCTGCTCGAGCGGATTATCGCGGAATATAAGAAGCGCATGCCGGATATTGCTGCCTCTCTGGCGGTGGAAATGGGCGCGCCGGTCAGCTTGGGCAATGCCGCACAAGCACCAGCCGGTCTCGGCGGGTTCCTTGGCACGCTGGAAGCGCTGAAGAATTTCGAATTTTCCGAAAAAGTCGGGGCCAACAGCATCGTCTATGAACCGATTGGTGTGGTCGGCATGATCACGCCGTGGAACTGGCCTTTGAACCAGATTACCTTGAAAGTCGCTCCGGCCCTGGCGGGCGGCAATACGATGGTGTTGAAACCGTCCGAAGAATGTCCCGGCAGCGCCGCGATCCTGGCCGAAGTGATGGATGCTGCTGGTGTTCCGCCGGGCGTATTCAATCTGGTGCAGGGTGACGGCCCGACCGTAGGCGCCGCGATTTCCTCGCATCCCGATGTCGATATGGTCAGCTTCACCGGCTCGACCCGCGCCGGTATCTTGGTCGCAAAAGCGGCCGCCGATACGGTCAAGCGCGTGCATCAGGAACTGGGCGGCAAGTCACCCAATCTGGTCCTGCCCGGCGCCAAGCTGGAGGAAGTTCTGCCGCCGACCATCGCCGGAGTGATGGTCAACACGGGCCAGAGCTGCATCGCGCCAACCCGCGTATTGGTGCACAAGGACCAGAACAGCGAGGCGATCGCGGTGGTCAAGAATATCGTCGAGAGCCAGGAAGTCGGCGACCCGACCGTCGAAGGCGGGCATATGGGACCGGTTGTGAACAAGGCGCAATTTGGCAAGATCCAGGATCTGATCCAGTCGGCGATTGACGAAGGTGCCACACTGGAAACCGGCGGCACCGATCTGCCGGCCAATGTGAACCGCGGCTATTATATCAAGCCAACCCTGTTCAGTGGCGTGACGCCGAATATGCGGATCGCCAAGGAAGAGGTGTTCGGTCCGGTTGTCACTCTCATGAGCTATGATAATCTCGACGAGGCGATCGAGATCGCGAATGACACGGAATATGGTCTGTCTGCGGTCATTTCCGGTGATCCGGCTGCTGCCGCCGAAGTGGCTCCGCAACTGAAGGCCGGGATGGTCATCGTCAACAATTGGGGGCCGGCTCCCGGTCTGCCTTTCGGCGGCTATAAACAGTCCGGCAACGGCCGCGAAGGCGGCGTGTACGGTCTGCGCGATTTCATGGAAATGAAATCGATCAGCGGCCTGCCGAGCTAA
- the coaD gene encoding pantetheine-phosphate adenylyltransferase gives MRIGVYPGTFDPITLGHMDIIKRGMRLVDKLVIGVTTNPSKSPMFSDEERLEMVRRETAELGDGVEVVGFNMLLMKFAEKQGANVIVRGLRAVADFEYEYQMAGMNQQLNDDIETVFLMADVSLQPIASRLVKEIAMFGGEIHKFVTPLVADEITARVEKIGLKGDQ, from the coding sequence ATGAGAATCGGCGTTTATCCGGGGACTTTTGATCCCATTACATTGGGCCATATGGATATCATCAAGCGCGGCATGCGGCTGGTCGACAAGCTGGTGATCGGCGTGACCACCAATCCCTCGAAATCACCGATGTTCTCCGACGAGGAGCGACTCGAGATGGTGCGGCGGGAGACGGCCGAACTGGGCGATGGCGTCGAGGTCGTCGGCTTCAACATGCTGCTCATGAAATTTGCCGAGAAACAGGGCGCCAATGTCATTGTCCGCGGTCTGCGGGCAGTTGCCGACTTTGAATATGAATATCAGATGGCGGGCATGAACCAGCAATTGAACGATGATATTGAAACAGTGTTTTTGATGGCTGATGTGTCGCTGCAACCAATCGCCTCGCGACTGGTCAAGGAAATCGCCATGTTCGGCGGCGAAATTCACAAGTTCGTGACGCCGCTTGTGGCCGATGAAATCACCGCGCGGGTAGAAAAGATCGGTCTGAAGGGCGATCAATAG
- a CDS encoding DUF2282 domain-containing protein: MTKATTLGSAATALIAAAALSACSGGNGETASEGAEATSGEVTEVAAADQEKCYGIALAGQNDCKAGEGTTCAGTSVVDYQGNAWKNTDVGECEAMGGSLTEVADNDPPVAPAPAEG, translated from the coding sequence ATGACAAAAGCAACAACATTGGGTTCCGCGGCAACCGCACTGATCGCGGCAGCCGCTCTTTCCGCCTGCTCCGGCGGCAATGGTGAAACGGCCAGCGAAGGCGCGGAAGCAACAAGCGGCGAAGTGACCGAAGTCGCCGCGGCGGACCAGGAGAAATGCTACGGCATCGCGCTGGCCGGCCAGAATGATTGCAAAGCCGGTGAAGGCACAACCTGTGCCGGCACTTCTGTCGTCGATTATCAGGGCAATGCCTGGAAAAACACCGATGTAGGCGAATGCGAAGCCATGGGTGGCTCGCTCACCGAAGTTGCCGACAATGACCCACCGGTTGCACCGGCTCCTGCCGAAGGCTGA
- a CDS encoding bifunctional [glutamine synthetase] adenylyltransferase/[glutamine synthetase]-adenylyl-L-tyrosine phosphorylase → MIIGLPEKTSLQDALDRARDHAPYLGMAMQVLPELTDLLAEDNLDGALDYVRDAGAGAANVRQKLRWEKRALALTLAIGDLAGQLSLTDVITRLSDFADRALDEALADIYATRYPDAPLEGFSIIGLGKHGSRELNYSSDIDPIFIYDPDKIPVRGREEPSDAARRIGQQLVEALNSRDADGYVFRVDMRLRPSPEVSPVALPVEAAISYYESSALAWEQAAYIRSRAAAGDPELGRYFLETINPFIWRRSLDYGAIKNIGSVTAQIRDHYAAGQKFGPGFDLKRGRGGIRETEFYAQMHQLIFGGRQPDLRAPATRDALSALVKAERIDGDKARVLSESYELYRVIEHRLQMVNDQQTHSLPDAAADLDRVARLHGLQSGQQLLDLLAPHVEAVGTIYDDLIEPEDDRRLPLDEEKLAAVIAEKNLIEGDSFLQAIRRWRSGKVTALRSSAAQESFEAILPDLVDAIATAPNSTKALARLDSLIEKLPTAINFFRILEARPALLDLLGKILSHAPVLADALAQRAELFDGLIDATALDLPPSVEELVEQFARMEPGDDYQMLLDRVRARVGDKRFALGVQLIEGHHDALAISAGYARVAEAAIQVLTDATITEFEEIHGKVPGGTLLILALGRLGGEALTHASDLDLIFLFSGDHSAESDGARSLGATQYYNRLAARLVTAFSVPTAAGPLYEVDTRLRPSGTQGPLAVTLESFYKYQRENAWTWEHMALTRARPVYGDPAARAELQKEICDILGKEREPEALRKAVRKMRLDIVEHKPPKGPLDTKMMEGGLVDWEFIVHFLQLKTGEALYPQLGKAVRALVDAGHLDKEMITAHELMTRLLVALRLMSPDCDFPPETSRALIAKAAGQESWDALLDGYDRARQCVIDEWNRHLRPDPDEILGDII, encoded by the coding sequence ATGATCATCGGACTGCCGGAAAAGACGAGTCTGCAGGATGCGCTGGACCGCGCGCGTGATCATGCGCCCTATCTCGGGATGGCGATGCAGGTGCTGCCCGAGCTTACCGATCTGCTTGCAGAGGATAATCTCGACGGGGCGCTGGACTATGTGCGCGACGCGGGAGCGGGCGCCGCCAATGTTCGGCAAAAGCTGCGATGGGAAAAACGGGCGCTGGCGCTGACGCTGGCGATTGGCGATCTTGCCGGCCAATTGTCGCTCACCGACGTGATCACCCGCCTGTCCGATTTTGCCGACCGGGCGCTCGACGAGGCTTTGGCCGATATATATGCGACCCGCTATCCCGATGCGCCGCTGGAAGGCTTTTCGATCATCGGCCTCGGCAAGCACGGCAGCCGCGAACTCAACTATTCTTCGGATATCGATCCGATCTTCATCTACGATCCCGACAAGATCCCGGTGCGCGGCCGGGAAGAACCCAGCGACGCCGCGCGGCGGATCGGCCAGCAGCTGGTCGAAGCGCTCAACAGCCGCGATGCCGACGGCTATGTGTTCCGCGTCGACATGCGCTTGCGCCCTTCGCCGGAAGTAAGCCCGGTGGCGCTACCGGTGGAAGCGGCGATCAGCTATTATGAATCGAGCGCGCTCGCTTGGGAACAGGCGGCCTATATCCGCTCGCGCGCCGCTGCGGGGGATCCGGAGCTGGGGCGCTATTTTCTAGAGACGATCAATCCGTTCATCTGGCGGCGCTCGCTGGATTATGGCGCCATCAAGAATATCGGGTCGGTCACCGCGCAAATCCGCGATCATTATGCTGCCGGCCAGAAATTCGGCCCGGGTTTCGATCTGAAGCGCGGGCGCGGCGGCATTCGCGAGACGGAATTCTACGCCCAGATGCACCAGTTGATTTTTGGCGGCCGACAACCGGACCTGCGCGCACCGGCAACGCGCGATGCGCTGTCTGCGCTGGTCAAGGCCGAACGGATCGATGGCGACAAGGCGCGGGTGCTGAGCGAATCCTACGAACTTTACCGGGTCATCGAACATCGCCTCCAGATGGTCAACGACCAGCAGACCCACAGCCTGCCAGACGCGGCCGCGGACCTTGACCGCGTGGCACGACTGCACGGGCTTCAGAGCGGACAGCAGCTGCTCGACCTGCTTGCCCCCCATGTGGAGGCGGTTGGCACCATCTACGATGATCTGATCGAGCCGGAAGACGACCGGCGACTGCCGCTGGATGAGGAGAAGCTGGCCGCGGTGATAGCGGAGAAGAATCTGATCGAGGGGGACAGCTTCCTGCAGGCGATCCGGCGCTGGCGGAGCGGCAAGGTTACCGCCTTGCGATCCTCGGCCGCGCAGGAATCCTTCGAGGCGATATTGCCCGATCTGGTCGATGCGATCGCCACGGCGCCCAATTCGACCAAGGCGCTGGCGCGGCTCGACAGTTTGATCGAGAAATTGCCGACCGCGATCAATTTCTTCCGGATATTGGAAGCCCGCCCGGCTCTGCTCGACCTGCTTGGCAAGATTCTCAGCCACGCGCCGGTGCTGGCCGACGCGCTCGCGCAGCGGGCGGAATTGTTCGACGGCCTGATCGATGCCACGGCGCTGGACCTGCCACCATCGGTGGAGGAACTGGTCGAACAATTTGCCCGCATGGAGCCGGGCGATGATTACCAGATGCTGCTCGACAGGGTGCGGGCCCGGGTCGGCGACAAACGCTTTGCGCTCGGCGTGCAGCTGATCGAGGGCCATCATGATGCGCTTGCCATTTCGGCGGGCTATGCCCGGGTGGCGGAAGCGGCAATCCAGGTGCTGACCGACGCGACCATAACGGAATTCGAGGAAATACACGGCAAGGTCCCGGGCGGCACGCTGCTCATCCTCGCGCTGGGGCGGCTGGGCGGAGAGGCGCTGACGCATGCGTCGGACCTCGACCTGATCTTCCTGTTCAGTGGCGACCATAGTGCCGAATCGGACGGCGCAAGATCATTGGGCGCTACGCAATATTATAACCGCCTCGCCGCACGGCTGGTGACGGCTTTCTCCGTTCCGACGGCTGCTGGCCCGCTCTATGAAGTGGACACGAGATTGCGGCCCTCGGGCACGCAGGGGCCGCTGGCCGTCACGCTGGAGAGTTTCTACAAATATCAGCGGGAAAATGCCTGGACCTGGGAGCATATGGCGCTGACCCGGGCGCGGCCCGTCTATGGCGATCCGGCCGCGCGGGCCGAGCTTCAAAAAGAAATATGCGACATCCTGGGCAAGGAACGCGAACCCGAAGCTTTGCGCAAGGCGGTCCGGAAAATGCGGCTGGATATTGTCGAGCATAAGCCGCCCAAGGGGCCGCTGGACACCAAGATGATGGAAGGCGGGCTGGTCGACTGGGAGTTTATCGTCCATTTTCTGCAGCTGAAAACGGGTGAGGCGCTCTACCCGCAATTGGGCAAGGCGGTCCGCGCGCTGGTGGACGCGGGGCATCTCGACAAGGAAATGATCACCGCACATGAGCTGATGACCCGCCTGCTGGTGGCCCTGCGGCTGATGTCGCCGGATTGCGACTTTCCGCCGGAAACCAGCCGGGCGTTGATCGCCAAGGCTGCGGGACAGGAAAGCTGGGACGCGCTGCTCGACGGCTATGATCGGGCGCGCCAATGCGTTATCGACGAGTGGAACAGGCACTTGCGGCCGGATCCCGATGAAATATTAGGAGATATTATATGA
- the queA gene encoding tRNA preQ1(34) S-adenosylmethionine ribosyltransferase-isomerase QueA has protein sequence MRVDLFDFALPQELIALRPAVPRDSAKMLRVDGDRMSDHSVSDLPQLLGPQDILVFNDTKVIPAQLQGTRGEAKIGATLHKRVDLRRWQAFIRNAKRLRVGEIVDFGMDVTAEAEAKLDDGSFILHFLGDEPVELMLERAGTMPLPPYIASKRAIDARDAEDYQTMFAREKGAVAAPTAALHFTDGLLDALAAAGIGSETLTLHVGAGTFLPVKVDETDDHQMHSEWGRIDAATADRLNAARKAGGRVIAVGTTSLRLLESATDEDGIIRTFEGDTDIFITPGYRFRAIDGLMTNFHLPKSTLFMLVSALMGLETMQAVYAHAVAEGYRFYSYGDSSLLLPKR, from the coding sequence GTGCGCGTTGACCTGTTCGATTTTGCGCTGCCGCAGGAGCTGATCGCGCTGCGTCCGGCGGTCCCGCGGGACAGCGCAAAAATGCTGCGGGTCGATGGCGACCGGATGTCCGACCATAGCGTTAGCGACCTGCCGCAATTGCTCGGCCCGCAGGATATTCTGGTCTTCAATGATACCAAGGTGATTCCGGCGCAACTCCAAGGCACGCGCGGGGAAGCAAAAATCGGCGCCACGCTGCACAAAAGGGTCGATCTTCGCCGCTGGCAGGCTTTCATCCGCAATGCCAAACGTCTTCGCGTCGGAGAGATCGTCGATTTTGGCATGGATGTGACAGCCGAAGCAGAAGCCAAGCTGGACGACGGCAGTTTCATTCTGCATTTTCTGGGTGATGAGCCGGTCGAGCTGATGCTCGAGCGTGCGGGTACCATGCCCCTGCCGCCCTATATCGCCAGCAAGCGGGCGATCGACGCGCGCGATGCGGAAGATTATCAAACCATGTTTGCCCGCGAAAAGGGCGCGGTTGCGGCGCCGACAGCGGCGCTGCATTTCACCGACGGACTGCTGGACGCTCTGGCGGCCGCCGGCATAGGCAGCGAAACGCTGACCCTGCATGTTGGCGCGGGCACTTTCCTGCCGGTCAAGGTCGATGAAACCGACGACCACCAGATGCACAGCGAGTGGGGCCGGATCGATGCGGCAACGGCAGACCGGCTGAATGCCGCGCGCAAAGCGGGAGGCCGGGTGATCGCGGTCGGCACCACCAGCCTGCGCCTGCTCGAAAGCGCGACGGATGAGGACGGGATCATCCGTACGTTCGAAGGCGACACCGATATTTTTATCACGCCCGGCTACAGGTTCCGCGCGATCGATGGCCTGATGACCAATTTTCATCTGCCCAAATCGACTCTGTTCATGCTGGTCAGCGCATTGATGGGGCTGGAGACAATGCAGGCGGTCTACGCCCATGCAGTGGCGGAAGGATATCGTTTCTACAGCTATGGGGATTCCAGCCTGTTGCTGCCAAAGCGATAG
- the tgt gene encoding tRNA guanosine(34) transglycosylase Tgt, with the protein MAERFSFSIAATDGKARTGTISMLRGEIRTPAFMPVGTAATVKALKPETVRATGADIILGNTYHLMLRPGAERVARLGGLHKFMNWNRPILTDSGGYQVMSLSELTKLSENGVEFQSHLDGSRHMLTPERSMEIQRLLGSDIVMAFDECTKNGATREEALASMERSMRWAKRSRDGFDSGEEHAARAALFGIQQGSLDKEMRAASAEALIEIGFDGYAIGGLAVGEGQEAMFDVLDYAPGQLPADKPRYLMGVGKPDDLVGAVERGVDMFDCVLPSRSGRNGQAFTAQGPINIRNAKFAEDLAPLDENCACPVCQNHSRAYLHHLIRAKEILGAMLMTEHNIAYYQSLMAGMRDAIAAGTFADFAKNFRSAYLKP; encoded by the coding sequence ATGGCTGAGCGCTTTTCCTTTTCCATTGCGGCGACCGACGGCAAGGCGCGGACCGGCACAATCAGCATGTTGCGCGGTGAGATTCGCACGCCGGCCTTCATGCCGGTGGGCACGGCGGCCACGGTCAAGGCGCTGAAGCCGGAGACCGTGCGCGCGACGGGTGCAGACATCATTCTCGGCAATACCTATCACCTGATGCTGCGCCCGGGCGCGGAGCGGGTGGCGCGGCTTGGCGGTCTGCACAAGTTCATGAACTGGAATCGCCCGATCCTGACCGACAGCGGCGGCTATCAGGTGATGAGCCTGTCTGAGCTGACGAAATTGAGCGAGAACGGGGTGGAATTCCAGAGCCATCTCGACGGTTCGCGGCATATGCTGACCCCTGAACGGTCGATGGAAATCCAGCGGTTGTTGGGCAGCGACATCGTTATGGCGTTCGACGAATGCACCAAAAATGGTGCGACCCGCGAAGAGGCATTGGCCTCGATGGAACGGTCGATGCGCTGGGCCAAGCGGTCGCGCGACGGTTTTGACAGCGGTGAGGAGCATGCGGCAAGAGCGGCCTTGTTCGGGATCCAGCAGGGTTCGCTGGACAAGGAAATGCGGGCGGCCTCTGCCGAAGCGCTGATCGAGATCGGTTTTGACGGCTATGCGATTGGCGGACTGGCCGTGGGCGAAGGGCAGGAAGCGATGTTCGACGTGCTCGACTATGCGCCGGGACAATTGCCCGCTGACAAGCCGCGCTACCTGATGGGTGTGGGCAAGCCGGATGATCTGGTCGGTGCGGTAGAACGTGGCGTCGACATGTTCGATTGCGTGCTGCCAAGCCGGTCCGGCCGCAACGGGCAGGCGTTCACCGCGCAGGGACCGATCAATATCCGCAACGCAAAATTTGCCGAGGACCTTGCTCCGCTGGACGAAAATTGCGCCTGTCCGGTTTGCCAGAACCATAGCCGCGCCTATCTGCACCATCTGATCCGGGCCAAGGAGATATTGGGCGCGATGCTGATGACCGAGCATAATATCGCATATTATCAATCGCTGATGGCGGGCATGCGGGACGCGATTGCCGCCGGAACATTTGCCGATTTTGCCAAAAATTTCCGCAGCGCCTATCTGAAACCATGA
- a CDS encoding peptidylprolyl isomerase, translating to MLRKFLLTISALFLASLPVHAQEASEQTPAPASVPAEENILYLDLSTGGRVTIQLYPAMAPNHVERIKTLTRQSFYDGIIFHRVIEGFMAQTGDPTGTGTGGSELPDLKAEFGQFPHVRGVVSMARAQSEDSANSQFFIVFYPRFSLDKNYTVFGRVTGGMEYVDAIERGEPPVNPSRILQASIAADNKPPVLPSALDNVSETPFSVEDLNAPINP from the coding sequence ATGCTGCGCAAATTTCTATTGACCATCTCCGCCCTATTTCTGGCTTCCCTTCCTGTCCACGCACAGGAAGCGTCTGAACAGACACCGGCGCCGGCGTCTGTTCCTGCCGAAGAAAATATCCTTTATCTTGATCTGTCGACCGGCGGCCGGGTGACGATACAGCTCTATCCGGCCATGGCTCCCAATCATGTCGAACGAATCAAGACGCTGACGCGCCAAAGCTTTTATGACGGCATTATTTTTCACCGTGTCATCGAAGGCTTCATGGCGCAGACCGGTGATCCGACCGGCACCGGTACCGGCGGATCGGAATTGCCCGACCTGAAAGCCGAATTTGGCCAGTTTCCACACGTGCGTGGCGTCGTCTCTATGGCGCGCGCGCAAAGCGAAGACAGCGCCAACAGCCAGTTTTTCATTGTCTTCTACCCGCGTTTCTCGCTCGACAAAAATTACACGGTCTTTGGCCGCGTGACTGGCGGGATGGAATATGTGGATGCGATTGAACGTGGAGAACCGCCGGTCAATCCGAGCCGGATCCTGCAGGCATCGATCGCTGCCGACAACAAACCTCCGGTCCTGCCGAGCGCGCTGGACAATGTTTCCGAGACGCCGTTCTCGGTCGAAGACCTGAACGCGCCGATCAATCCCTAG
- a CDS encoding exodeoxyribonuclease VII small subunit, protein MSETNEDFSALNFEDALKRLEDIVRKLESGDVPLDQSIALYSEGEKLRGLCQQRLEAAQAKIEKITLDRDGKPQATAPFDAD, encoded by the coding sequence ATGAGCGAAACCAATGAAGATTTTTCTGCCCTGAATTTCGAGGATGCGCTGAAGCGGCTCGAGGATATTGTCCGCAAGCTCGAAAGCGGCGATGTGCCGCTCGACCAGTCGATTGCGCTGTATAGCGAAGGCGAGAAATTGCGTGGCCTGTGTCAGCAACGGCTGGAAGCCGCGCAGGCCAAGATCGAGAAAATCACCCTCGACCGCGATGGCAAACCGCAAGCTACTGCACCTTTTGACGCGGACTGA
- a CDS encoding polyprenyl synthetase family protein yields the protein MGRVATAVDRQFDTLLQVPDDARRELYEAMRHAAIGGGKRMRPLLVMATARLFNVDESCAIRAATAVEALHVYSLIHDDLPCMDDDDLRRGKPTTHIAFGEATAVLAGDALHALSFGLLADERTHHDPFVRAEMTACLAKAAGPAGMAGGQMMDLVAENTTFDLPTVTRLQQLKTGALIGACVEIGAILGRVANEGRTSLRGYAHDLGLAFQIADDILDVEGDEEKAGKALHKDAEAGKETFLSLMGLERAKEQAQMLVDQAKSHLNGYGEEADLLRAIAEYTITRDR from the coding sequence ATGGGACGGGTTGCCACCGCTGTGGACCGGCAGTTCGACACGCTTCTGCAAGTTCCGGACGATGCCCGTCGCGAACTATACGAAGCGATGCGCCATGCCGCGATAGGCGGCGGCAAACGGATGCGGCCGCTGCTGGTCATGGCCACCGCGCGATTGTTCAACGTCGATGAATCCTGCGCCATCCGGGCGGCGACCGCGGTCGAGGCCCTGCATGTCTATTCGCTGATCCACGACGATCTGCCCTGCATGGACGATGATGATCTGCGTCGGGGCAAGCCGACCACCCATATCGCCTTTGGCGAAGCGACCGCGGTTCTCGCCGGTGACGCCTTGCACGCGCTTTCCTTCGGATTGCTGGCCGACGAACGCACCCACCATGATCCGTTCGTGCGCGCCGAAATGACCGCCTGTCTGGCCAAAGCCGCCGGGCCTGCCGGTATGGCGGGCGGCCAGATGATGGATCTGGTGGCAGAAAACACGACCTTCGATCTGCCGACCGTAACCCGACTGCAACAGCTGAAAACCGGCGCGCTGATCGGCGCCTGTGTCGAGATAGGGGCTATTCTTGGTCGCGTGGCAAACGAGGGCCGGACCAGCTTGCGTGGCTATGCCCATGATCTGGGCCTCGCATTCCAGATCGCCGACGACATATTGGATGTAGAGGGTGACGAGGAAAAGGCCGGCAAGGCGCTGCACAAGGATGCCGAGGCGGGCAAGGAGACTTTTCTCAGCCTGATGGGACTGGAACGGGCCAAAGAACAGGCCCAGATGCTGGTGGATCAGGCGAAATCGCATTTGAATGGTTATGGCGAGGAAGCGGACCTGCTTCGCGCCATTGCGGAATATACAATCACCAGAGACCGCTAG